Genomic DNA from Lactuca sativa cultivar Salinas chromosome 8, Lsat_Salinas_v11, whole genome shotgun sequence:
GTATGCATATTATTCAAGATCATCATAAAAGAAGGTGTTCTATTTTTTGTTCTTTGTTTGTATCTATTTATTATGCAGGATGACTGTTTGGTTGTTTGTCATAAGTAAAGGGGTGCAACTAGGTTCTCTTGTTCATGTTTAGAAAGAAGCACGCGGATCTTTATTGGGTCGGGTTTTTTCGGGTTTGGTATGGATAAAATCCATATCTGACTTGAGTCTTGTACTCGAAGTATATAATGTGTATTGTAGGTGTTGTTGGTCATTCAGTCTTTCTTGGTTGTTCTCATTTACTTTCGTTTTGCTCTCATTTGTTCATCGTTTTCACAGATAGATTTTAGGGTTCTTAGATTGTTCATTTGCGTTCTTGTTCGTCATTTGTAATATCTAGTTCTCTTAGTCTTTTTTGTTTCTTATTAGAATGAGAGTGTGATGGTAGTGAGATTTCTGTTGCAAGTTGAGTTAGCCGACTGGATCTTGTTTCAATTAATAAAAGATCTGTTGATGTTGTGAATCTTTTTGTGTTTTTATCGCTACTACcatttatttctatttatttttctacttataaaataATGACATATGGATTCCACTAATTCTCTCTTAATCTCCCCTCTCGAGTTTGACATTTGTCTTGATCTAATGATAAGAAGATAAATAGAAACACTAGGCAAGAGGATATTTGATTCCCAGTTAGTTATAATGCCATGAGGTGCTGCTTTTGAGATATAGCATCACAATCGTGTCAACATCGGTAGTTTCTTTATGTTTGTTAATTATGAAAAAGTGAGAAACATAACTCATGTAGAATATTATTGCATATGCACCGAGATCTTATGGTGACAAAAAACTGCTCTTGTTTTATATCCATTTACAAAACTTGATTCGTTGGTGTCTCTTCTGTAGTGTTTGAAATACTAATCATACTATTTGTTATAAGTTTTGAGTATAATATCATTTTTGTATGCCATAGAGGCCTAGACATCTATAATAACACACGGAGAGCAATAACAAAAATCAATGAAGATGATGATTGATTATCAAAATAAATATGGATACATAATATTGTCCAAGTAACTCTTTAGAGAGTTCATCCAAATCAGAAGCTTATAATGCTTCATTTTAAAGAACTCCAAATCTACAGTCTCAAATGTTcaagtttgaaacttttaaagaatttatagaataaaTAAGCAAAGAGCTTAAATTCCCAGTTTCAAACTCTTAAATTTGAAACTTCTTGAAGAATTTACCCCCTCGTTTTCCCATATCAGAAAGAGAGAGTCTTGTTGACAGAAGAAAAGACGTGTTGTTACCTGGGCACCATTTGAAGTCTTTAAGATGAGAAAACAAAGCAGATAACTTAGGAGTCACTTCatcatcttttatatttttacatGATATTACTTCAAGACTTTCAAGTTCCTTCCACGAAAGAACCACATTCTCAAGACCTTGTGTTGTTACCCTTGAACATCCTTCTATAGACATAGACTTCACCCTCCTGCAATCAAACCATAAAAACAAATTACATGGAGTTGGAAGGaaacaagattttttttttaaagaaattattATACCTGCATAAATTTGCATTGAGAAACATGGCATTATTCAATCCCCAACAATTCTTGAAAACAACTTCCACCACAGCTTGACATAAAAGAAACAAAGCCCTAACACTTTGCTTATCTCTTAACTGACACTTCTCCAAATGCAATCTTTCAAGCATCTGGCAAAACCCTAATTGCTCATAAAGTTCAGGATTTTGATCAATGCCTTTACATGAAACAAGCTTCAAAGACTTCAGATTTTCATAATAAGAAAGAGCTGACAACCATCCTTCTTCCATTCTATGATCACAAATTGTTAACTCCTCAAGCATTTGACAGCATTCACCAATTGCTTTGATCCCCTCATAACCCCCTTCACATCCACGTAGCTCAAGCTTCACTAATCTCTTACACCCTTGTGCCAAAATGGTCAAACCTCGGTCAGAAACCAGAGACTTATAGAAACCATCAATGACTCCAATCAGCTTCAGTATTTGCAGATTTGTAAATGCTGCTATTCCACACAATAGATGATCATTACATCTATGTAAGACTAATTCTTGCATTGTGGGACAATCCTCTGCAACACTCAGTAATCCAATTTCACTACAATTCACAACAACAAGTCTACGCAGATTGGGGTACATACTAGCCAAAACTTTCAAACCAAAATCAACTTCATCAACTGGTAATAAACAATGGTCATCGCATAAAAAATCATCAGGAGATATGTGAAAAGACCCCAATTCATGGCCAATCAAATTTGGGGTACTACTATTGGAAACCACAGTTCCATGAAGTAAATCAATATGTGTAAGGTTAGGGAATCTAAAGAACATACGACCAGATATAAGGAAATCCCAATCCAAAACCCTGAGTGATCTTACCAATCGACCTTGGAGATTCAACCACCGTTTTGAGACTAAACAATTTGAGTTCCTTTGTGATATTTCCGGATGTTTCGAGAGGATGTGGAGGAGGATTTCGTCAGAAAGGAGAGGAGTAAAATCATCAGATACAACAATTTGGGGGAAATCAAAAGCCAGGATTTTGTTGCTGTTCGTGGGAGGTTGTGGAGGAGAAGAAGCAACGGTGACATCGTCTAGGTGTGGTGGCAGAGAGGGAGGGTGTTTGTTGGATAAGGAAAATCGACGTAAGGTAGCGTAAACGACATGATCCAGCACTTTTTCGTTCTTCAACCAGAGATTTGAGAAATTTAAGGGTGAAGACTTG
This window encodes:
- the LOC111904056 gene encoding F-box protein At5g07670, which gives rise to MSSCSVENQNPNKSSPLNFSNLWLKNEKVLDHVVYATLRRFSLSNKHPPSLPPHLDDVTVASSPPQPPTNSNKILAFDFPQIVVSDDFTPLLSDEILLHILSKHPEISQRNSNCLVSKRWLNLQGRLVRSLRVLDWDFLISGRMFFRFPNLTHIDLLHGTVVSNSSTPNLIGHELGSFHISPDDFLCDDHCLLPVDEVDFGLKVLASMYPNLRRLVVVNCSEIGLLSVAEDCPTMQELVLHRCNDHLLCGIAAFTNLQILKLIGVIDGFYKSLVSDRGLTILAQGCKRLVKLELRGCEGGYEGIKAIGECCQMLEELTICDHRMEEGWLSALSYYENLKSLKLVSCKGIDQNPELYEQLGFCQMLERLHLEKCQLRDKQSVRALFLLCQAVVEVVFKNCWGLNNAMFLNANLCRRVKSMSIEGCSRVTTQGLENVVLSWKELESLEVISCKNIKDDEVTPKLSALFSHLKDFKWCPGNNTSFLLSTRLSLSDMGKRGGKFFKKFQI